The window GTGTTGGACCTGTTCAACGGGGCGCCAAACGGGCTGACCCTGACCGAGGTGGCCCGGGCGATGGGGGTCCGTCCGGGGAGCATCTACCCCATTGTCTACACCCTCCAGCGGTTTGGCTATCTCGACCGCGATCCGGAGACCAAACGGTACCGCCTTGGCCTCAAGATCCTGGCCCAAGCCCATCACATCTTGGCTTCGCTGGACATCCGGGAGCAGGCCAAGCCCGTGTTGCGCCGGCTGGCGCGGGAACTTGAGGCCAACGCGCATCTGGCGATCCTGTACGAGGACGATGTCCTGTACCTGGACCGGGAAGAGGCGGCGCCGAGCGTGGTCATCCCCTCGGTGATCGGCCTGCGGGTTCCTCCGCACTGCACTGCGCTAGGGAAGGTCCTTCTGGCCCACAATCCTGATGTAGCGGAGCGGGTGTTGGCGCGGGCTCCGCTCCCGGCGTTGACGCCCCGGACGCTCACCGATCCGGAGGTGATCCGGCGGGAGTTGGTGGGGGTCAGGGCGCGGGG is drawn from Candidatus Acetothermia bacterium and contains these coding sequences:
- a CDS encoding IclR family transcriptional regulator, with the translated sequence MERERYLNTSLAKALGVLDLFNGAPNGLTLTEVARAMGVRPGSIYPIVYTLQRFGYLDRDPETKRYRLGLKILAQAHHILASLDIREQAKPVLRRLARELEANAHLAILYEDDVLYLDREEAAPSVVIPSVIGLRVPPHCTALGKVLLAHNPDVAERVLARAPLPALTPRTLTDPEVIRRELVGVRARGYAVDWEEFHEGNVCVAAPVRNYRGRVVAAISVSLVKTRVEHEPLEGFIRVVVAGAQEVSQSMGCEVGRP